A window from Manis javanica isolate MJ-LG chromosome 10, MJ_LKY, whole genome shotgun sequence encodes these proteins:
- the LOC140843901 gene encoding olfactory receptor 8S1-like, producing the protein MTQNISQHGLRKHSTITGFLLLGLPADPHIQVLLFALFLNIYLLTIMGNLMMMLVIRTDLHLHSPMYFFLSHLSFLDLCLSSVTVPKLLENLLSQEKAISVEGCLTQAFLVFSIAWTEAFVLSAMAYDRYNAICRPLLYGQVMRRQLCGGLVWASWGLGFLDGFMNILMAWDLDFWEAHVMPHFSCELPPQFPKSCSDVSSIFAVLVCSAIVHASGTLLLVSFSYAHIVTTILSIRSTTGRSKALSTCSSHLTAVSFFYGSAFLRYLMPTLSSPLELVFSIQYCVVSPLVNPLVYSLKNKEVKAALKRMLQKGLQHLTEQRASRR; encoded by the exons ATGACC CAAAATATCTCCCAGCATGGCCTTAGGAAACACAGCACCATCACGGGATTCCTCCTCCTTGGGCTGCCGGCCGACCCCCACATCCAGGTCCTGCTCTTTGCCCTGTTCCTGAACATTTACCTCCTGACCATAATGGGGAACCTGATGATGATGCTGGTCATCAGGACTGATTTGCACCTCCActcacccatgtacttcttcctgagtcacctaTCTTTTCTGGATCTTTGTTTATCTTCAGTCACTGTGCCCAAGCTGCTGGAGAACCTCCTGTCTCAGGAGAAAGCAATCTCAGTAGAGGGCTGCCTCACTCAGGCTTTTTTAGTATTTTCCATTGCATGGACTGAAGCCTTTGTGCTCTCTGCCATGGCTTATGACCGCTACAATGCCATCTGCCGCCCGCTGCTCTATGGCCAGGTGATGAGGAGACAGTTGTGTGGGGGTCTGGTATGGGCCTCATGGGGCCTGGGCTTTCTGGATGGTTTCATGAACATCCTCATGGCTTGGGATTTGGATTTCTGGGAGGCTCATGTCATGCCTCACTTCAGCTGTGAGCTGCCACCTCAATTCCCGAAGTCTTGCTCTGATGTCTCCAGCATCTTTGCAGTGCTCGTGTGCTCTGCTATTGTGCACGCCTCAGGGACCTTACTCCTGGTCTCCTTCTCATACGCCCACATTGTCACCACCATCCTGAGCATCAGGTCCACCACGGGCAGAAGCAAGgccctctccacctgctcctcccacctcactgcAGTGAGCTTCTTCTATGGATCTGCTTTCCTCCGCTATCTCATGCCAACCTTAAGTTCCCCGCTGGAGTTGGTTTTTTCCATACAGTACTGTGTGGTCAGCCCCCTAGTGAATCCCCTTGTCTACAGCTTAAAGAACAAGGAAGTAAAAGCTGCTCTGAAAAGAATGTTGCAAAAAGGTCTACAACATCTCACAGAGCAGAGAGCAAGCAGAAGATGA
- the LOC140843811 gene encoding olfactory receptor 8S1-like, translated as MALGNHSTVTEFILLGLSADPRIQALLFVLFLVIYLLTVMGNLTMLLVIRTDSHLYSPMYFFLSHLSFLDLCYSSVTVPKLLENLLSQKKTISVGGCLAQVFFVFVTGGTEGCLLSVMAYDRYVAICHPLHYGQIMNSQLCNSLVCGSWGLSFLDAFINILQATSLDFCADQSIPHYSCELPSLFPLSCSDVSTSFTVLLCSCLLHGLGTCLLIVFSYALIASTILSISSSSGRGKAFSTCSSHLTAVLLFYGSGFLRYLMPTSGSPLELIVSVQYSVVTPLMNPVIYSLRNNEVNAAVRRTFRKYLQYR; from the coding sequence ATGGCCTTGGGGAACCACAGCACCGTCACCGAGTTCATCCTCCTGGGGCTGTCTGCAGACCCCCGCATCCAGGCCCTGCTCTTTGTGCTGTTCCTAGTGATTTACCTCCTGACTGTGATGGGAAACCTCACGATGCTGCTGGTGATCAGGACTGATTCTCACCTCTACtcgcccatgtacttcttcctgagtcacctcTCTTTCCTGGATCTTTGCTACTCCTCAGTCACTGTGCCCAAGCTGCTGGAAAACCTCCTGTCTCAGAAGAAAACTATCTCTGTGGGGGGCTGTCTGGCTCAGGTCTTCTTTGTATTTGTCACAGGGGGCACTGAAGGCTGCCTGCTCTCAgtaatggcctatgaccgctatgttgccatctgccaccctctgcacTACGGACAGATCATGAACAGCCAGCTCTGTAATAGTCTGGTGTGTGGATCCTGGGGCCTGAGCTTTCTAGATGCATTCATCAACATCCTACAGGCTACGAGTTTGGACTTCTGTGCGGATCAGTCCATCCCCCACTACAGCTGTGAGctgccctctctcttccctctgtcctgCTCTGATGTCTCCACTAGTtttactgttttactgtgttcctGTCTCCTGCATGGGCTTGGAACCTGTTTGTTGATTGTATTCTCCTATGCCCTTATTGCCTCCACCATCCTGAGTATCAGCTCCTCCTCAGGTAGAggcaaagccttctccacctgctcctctcaCCTCACTGCTGTCCTCCTGTTTTATGGCTCAGGGTTCCTTCGCTATCTCATGCCCACCTCAGGCTCACCCCTGGAGTTGATCGTGTCTGTACAGTACAGTGTGGTGACTCCCTTAATGAATCCCGTCATCTACAGCTTGAGGAACAATGAGGTGAATGCAGCTGTGAGAAGGACATTTAGAAAATATCTCCAATATAGGTGA